A window of the Comamonas sp. Y33R10-2 genome harbors these coding sequences:
- a CDS encoding sulfurtransferase codes for MTKNLAAYALGLGLSLGTSGWAIAAPPLLTPEQLQPLLDQAHVRLIDIRDPKSFEAGHIAQAANAPYGKWRGPATNPGELPDQAKLVELVQSLGLTASTHAVVISSGADNTDFGAMARVYWTLKSLGLTELSIVNGGMKAWQAAGKPVGKAKVSITPSSYAPTFDANWLATRQDIGKHLDLSNAALVDSRPDAFYLGKTRAPTAKVSGTLPGAQQLDFNQWFVPGSTLFVDTAKAKTIASQIQRQSGQDMVAFCNTGHWAATDWFGLSEIAGLPNVKLYAGSMADWTQSADAPRMSNQPSRAEALSYDAKKWWEKTFK; via the coding sequence ATGACAAAAAATCTTGCTGCTTACGCGCTGGGTCTGGGTTTGAGCCTGGGCACCAGCGGCTGGGCCATTGCCGCCCCCCCCCTGCTCACGCCCGAGCAGTTGCAACCCTTGCTCGATCAAGCCCATGTGCGCTTGATCGACATTCGCGACCCCAAGTCTTTTGAGGCGGGCCATATCGCCCAAGCCGCCAATGCCCCCTATGGCAAATGGCGCGGCCCAGCCACCAACCCCGGCGAGCTGCCCGATCAAGCCAAGCTGGTCGAGCTAGTGCAGTCTCTGGGCCTTACCGCCAGCACCCATGCTGTGGTGATTTCTAGCGGCGCCGACAACACCGACTTTGGTGCCATGGCCCGCGTCTACTGGACGCTGAAAAGCCTGGGCCTAACTGAGCTTTCCATCGTCAACGGCGGCATGAAGGCCTGGCAAGCCGCTGGCAAGCCCGTGGGCAAGGCCAAGGTGTCCATCACGCCTAGCAGCTATGCGCCCACGTTTGACGCCAACTGGCTGGCCACGCGGCAAGATATTGGCAAGCACCTTGACTTGTCCAACGCAGCACTGGTGGACTCGCGCCCCGACGCTTTTTATCTCGGCAAAACCCGCGCGCCTACGGCCAAGGTCTCTGGCACTTTGCCCGGCGCGCAGCAGCTGGACTTCAACCAGTGGTTTGTGCCCGGCAGCACCTTGTTTGTGGATACGGCTAAAGCCAAGACCATTGCCAGCCAAATCCAGCGCCAGTCAGGCCAAGACATGGTCGCTTTTTGCAACACCGGCCACTGGGCAGCGACGGACTGGTTTGGCCTGTCTGAAATCGCAGGCTTGCCGAATGTGAAGCTGTACGCAGGCTCTATGGCGGACTGGACGCAATCGGCCGATGCACCGCGCATGAGCAATCAACCCAGCCGTGCTGAAGCGCTGTCGTATGACGCGAAAAAGTGGTGGGAAAAGACTTTTAAATAA
- a CDS encoding tripartite tricarboxylate transporter permease produces MDIFNALMAGFATAITPVNLLWALVGCALGTAVGVLPGIGPAVAVAMLLPITSKVDVTASMIFFSGIYYGAMYGGSTTSILLNTPGETASMVTAMEGNKMAKSGRAGAALATAAIGSFFAGTFATIVVTLFAPFVADFAVKLGPPEYFMLMVLAFTTVSAVLGQSSLRGMTALFVGLAAGLIGMDQISGAARYTGGQMELLDGIDIVLVAVGLFAVAEVLYAAIYEGKVEESQNKLTRVHMTKRDWRRSVPAWIRGTVIGTPFGCIPAGGTEIPTFLSYATEKKLAKGEDKAEFGKQGAIEGVAGPEAANNATVTAALIPLLTLGIPTSNTTAVLLGAFQNYGINPGPQLFTTSAALVWALIASLYIGNVMLLVLNLPMVGLWVKLLKIPRPQLYAGILIFATVGAYGMRQSAFDLFLLYGIGVLGVIMRRFDFPTAPVVVGMILGPLAEAQMRNAVSIGEGSWWIFLQRPMSLTLIIIVLSVLIVPRVLKRMSDAKQARQATAA; encoded by the coding sequence ATGGATATTTTTAACGCATTAATGGCCGGCTTTGCCACGGCCATCACTCCTGTCAATTTACTGTGGGCGTTGGTTGGTTGTGCTTTAGGCACGGCTGTGGGCGTGCTGCCCGGCATCGGTCCTGCGGTGGCGGTTGCCATGCTGCTGCCCATCACCTCCAAGGTGGATGTGACGGCTTCGATGATTTTCTTCTCCGGCATTTATTACGGCGCGATGTACGGTGGCTCGACCACCTCCATCTTGCTGAACACGCCCGGTGAAACTGCCTCCATGGTCACGGCCATGGAGGGCAACAAAATGGCCAAAAGCGGGCGAGCAGGTGCAGCGCTAGCGACGGCAGCGATTGGCTCCTTTTTTGCGGGTACTTTTGCCACGATTGTTGTGACGCTGTTTGCCCCATTTGTGGCTGACTTTGCCGTCAAGCTGGGCCCGCCTGAATACTTTATGCTGATGGTTTTGGCCTTCACCACCGTGAGCGCGGTGCTGGGTCAAAGCTCGCTGCGCGGTATGACGGCGCTGTTTGTCGGTCTAGCTGCTGGCCTGATCGGCATGGATCAGATTTCTGGCGCTGCCCGCTACACCGGTGGTCAGATGGAATTACTGGACGGCATCGACATCGTGCTGGTAGCTGTGGGCCTGTTTGCTGTAGCTGAAGTGCTTTATGCCGCCATCTATGAAGGCAAGGTTGAAGAATCGCAGAACAAACTGACCCGCGTGCACATGACCAAGCGCGACTGGAGGCGCTCGGTTCCCGCCTGGATTCGCGGCACTGTCATTGGTACACCGTTTGGCTGTATTCCTGCCGGTGGTACCGAGATCCCGACCTTCCTGAGCTACGCGACTGAAAAGAAGCTGGCGAAGGGCGAAGACAAGGCCGAGTTTGGTAAGCAAGGCGCTATTGAAGGTGTGGCAGGCCCCGAAGCCGCTAACAACGCCACGGTGACGGCTGCGCTGATTCCTCTGCTGACACTGGGCATTCCTACCAGCAACACTACCGCTGTGCTGCTGGGCGCATTCCAGAACTACGGCATCAACCCCGGCCCCCAACTGTTCACGACCTCGGCCGCTCTGGTCTGGGCGCTGATTGCATCTCTGTACATCGGCAACGTGATGCTGCTGGTGCTGAACCTGCCTATGGTGGGCCTGTGGGTCAAGCTGCTGAAGATTCCACGTCCTCAGCTGTACGCCGGTATTTTGATTTTCGCAACGGTGGGTGCTTACGGCATGCGCCAGAGCGCATTTGATCTGTTCCTGCTCTACGGCATTGGCGTGCTGGGCGTGATCATGCGTCGCTTTGACTTCCCCACTGCCCCTGTGGTGGTGGGCATGATTTTGGGCCCCTTGGCTGAAGCGCAAATGCGTAACGCGGTGTCGATTGGCGAAGGCAGCTGGTGGATATTCTTGCAGCGCCCCATGTCGCTGACGCTGATCATCATCGTGCTGTCGGTGTTGATCGTTCCCCGTGTTCTGAAGCGCATGTCGGACGCTAAACAGGCGCGGCAGGCAACAGCGGCCTGA
- a CDS encoding DNA/RNA non-specific endonuclease, producing the protein MACTAKMPLPALPAASTGQLQVSNPTHSTQGFSQCPQFFAAGKPPVLNDQPKLRALCYDAFAVLHSGQSKTPLFVAQRLNKALVEDADEKRTNKFFSDARLPKSERAELDDYKRSGYSRGHMAPAGDMPTAQAMAQSFSLANMVPQSIKQNGGPWARIEKDTRSYAKRASGDVYIITGPVFAADTETVGNNQVRVPSFLYKLVYDAQNQRAWAHWQANDDAARVTQPISYEELVRRTGIEFLPGTALRSSGKIQQVSAPASVLQH; encoded by the coding sequence ATGGCCTGCACGGCCAAGATGCCGCTGCCAGCATTGCCCGCTGCCTCTACTGGGCAGTTGCAAGTCAGCAACCCCACGCACAGCACTCAAGGCTTTAGCCAGTGCCCCCAGTTCTTTGCGGCTGGCAAGCCTCCCGTCCTGAACGATCAACCCAAGCTGCGTGCACTCTGCTATGACGCCTTTGCTGTACTCCACAGTGGCCAGAGCAAGACGCCCCTCTTTGTGGCACAGCGCCTTAATAAAGCGCTAGTGGAAGACGCAGACGAAAAGCGCACCAACAAGTTCTTCAGCGATGCCCGCCTTCCCAAAAGCGAACGAGCCGAACTTGACGACTACAAGCGCTCCGGCTACTCCCGCGGTCACATGGCTCCGGCTGGCGACATGCCTACGGCTCAAGCCATGGCCCAAAGCTTTTCCCTAGCCAACATGGTGCCGCAATCCATCAAACAAAACGGCGGCCCTTGGGCTCGCATTGAAAAAGACACGCGCAGTTACGCCAAACGAGCTAGCGGTGACGTCTATATCATCACCGGCCCCGTGTTTGCAGCCGATACAGAAACGGTGGGAAATAACCAAGTACGCGTGCCCAGCTTTCTCTACAAACTTGTCTACGACGCCCAAAACCAACGCGCTTGGGCGCACTGGCAGGCCAACGATGATGCAGCCCGCGTAACCCAACCTATCAGCTACGAAGAATTGGTACGCCGCACAGGCATTGAATTTTTACCCGGTACAGCACTGCGCAGCTCGGGCAAGATCCAACAAGTTTCTGCGCCGGCATCGGTTTTGCAACACTAA
- a CDS encoding tripartite tricarboxylate transporter TctB family protein, whose amino-acid sequence MSDSYQDLAKAAEAAQVSAYADPNEPQSVNVPSKMAQTIVGGGVLLVAIALAIGALQIPGDAGYGGVGPNFLPWVCAAVLGLCGAMLIWEAQTDGFRHAADPGGEAKANIGAFVWVSAGLLINAALIGTIGFIFSCTLCYVLAVQGLRRAAHETNVSAPSILIKDAITGLLISAPVFWMFTQFLAINLPGLTQTGWL is encoded by the coding sequence ATGTCTGACTCCTACCAAGATCTAGCCAAGGCCGCAGAGGCTGCGCAGGTTTCGGCCTACGCAGATCCTAATGAGCCGCAGAGCGTCAATGTCCCCTCCAAGATGGCGCAAACCATCGTCGGCGGTGGCGTGCTTTTGGTTGCCATTGCCCTGGCCATTGGCGCGCTGCAAATTCCTGGTGATGCAGGCTACGGCGGCGTGGGACCCAATTTTCTGCCTTGGGTGTGCGCAGCAGTGCTGGGCCTTTGCGGCGCAATGCTGATCTGGGAAGCGCAGACCGATGGCTTTCGCCATGCCGCTGATCCCGGTGGCGAAGCCAAGGCTAACATCGGCGCTTTTGTCTGGGTCTCCGCTGGCTTGCTTATCAATGCTGCGCTGATCGGCACGATTGGCTTTATCTTCAGCTGCACCCTGTGCTATGTGCTGGCTGTGCAAGGCCTGCGCCGTGCAGCCCATGAAACCAATGTCTCTGCACCCAGCATCTTGATAAAGGATGCGATCACCGGCCTGCTGATTTCTGCGCCTGTGTTCTGGATGTTTACCCAATTCCTGGCGATCAATCTGCCTGGCTTGACTCAGACGGGGTGGCTGTAA
- a CDS encoding response regulator, with product MQLLLVEDDSAMRTTLQRTLMRRGLHVDVAADGPSALAHWLNREPDAVVLDLSLPGLDGLQVLERARAQGLRTPVLILTARGTVGDRVMGLNAGADDYLAKPFDLDELEARLRALLRRSQDSFTPKSAPETITMGALVYEKESGAIYLNDAVLELTPRELSMMHALLGRPGHAVTKERLFSLVFPGEVDVQYEAVEVVAYRLRKKLSGTGVQLVTLRGLGYLIKAEVSA from the coding sequence ATGCAATTACTGCTTGTTGAAGATGACTCGGCCATGCGCACCACGCTACAGCGCACCTTGATGCGCCGGGGCCTGCATGTCGATGTGGCAGCTGATGGCCCCAGCGCCTTAGCCCACTGGTTAAATCGCGAACCCGATGCCGTGGTGCTGGACCTCAGCCTACCCGGCCTCGACGGCCTGCAGGTGCTTGAACGTGCCCGCGCTCAAGGCCTGCGCACCCCTGTGTTGATACTCACAGCACGCGGCACTGTCGGTGACCGTGTGATGGGTCTGAATGCCGGTGCTGATGACTATCTGGCCAAGCCTTTTGATCTGGATGAATTGGAAGCCCGACTGCGCGCATTGCTGCGCCGCAGCCAAGATAGTTTCACACCAAAATCTGCCCCAGAGACCATCACAATGGGAGCTCTAGTCTATGAAAAAGAAAGCGGCGCAATCTACTTGAACGATGCAGTTTTGGAGCTGACGCCGCGCGAACTCTCCATGATGCACGCCCTTCTGGGCCGCCCCGGGCACGCAGTGACCAAGGAGCGCCTGTTCAGTCTCGTCTTCCCCGGCGAGGTGGATGTGCAATACGAAGCAGTCGAGGTCGTCGCTTACCGCCTGCGCAAAAAGCTCAGCGGCACAGGCGTGCAATTGGTCACGTTGCGGGGTCTGGGCTATCTCATCAAAGCCGAGGTCAGTGCGTGA
- a CDS encoding RNA-binding S4 domain-containing protein: MNEIESMRLDKWLWCARFYKTRSLAVEEIGKGRVTVNKSNAKASREIRPGDTIDLRQGSIPKEVIVRSLSNMRGPAPIAQQLYEETPQSMAQREQLAEQRRLAPEPADALAALHAGRPTKRDRREIDRVSKDHPRSGWGDRWSASIDE, translated from the coding sequence ATGAACGAAATTGAATCCATGCGTCTGGACAAATGGCTGTGGTGTGCGCGCTTCTACAAAACCCGCAGCTTGGCCGTTGAGGAAATTGGCAAGGGCCGAGTCACCGTCAACAAATCAAACGCCAAAGCCTCGCGTGAAATACGCCCCGGCGACACCATTGATTTGCGCCAAGGCAGCATTCCCAAGGAAGTCATCGTGCGCAGCCTGAGCAATATGCGTGGCCCTGCTCCCATTGCGCAGCAGCTGTATGAAGAAACGCCGCAGAGCATGGCCCAGCGCGAACAATTGGCCGAGCAACGACGCTTAGCACCAGAGCCCGCAGACGCGCTAGCCGCCCTGCACGCAGGCCGCCCCACCAAGCGCGACCGCCGCGAAATTGACCGAGTCAGCAAAGATCACCCTCGCAGCGGTTGGGGCGATCGCTGGAGTGCCTCAATTGACGAGTGA
- a CDS encoding YeeE/YedE thiosulfate transporter family protein, with protein MKRLPITALLVVFFGWLLWSVSVRQAALFAVGIGLGAVLAGKRFGFTTGWRMLVEEKDGSGIFGQLLLLALAAALAMPLLGHFPELTAALGPPSISLLVGAFVFGLCMQIADGCGSGTLYKAGLGIPMNAAILPLFAIGSFMGSLHLGWWLDLGNTAPIGLVTQWGWVPALIATLAALAVIAAGVALYVKKANAKLNRPAKALLSRKWLVGAVLLAILATLNLIIAGQPWGVVYGFGLWAAKVANATGAVDLASNWFWSQPGNAARLHETVLLDVTSITNIGILGGALWIAAGTPSAAKPLTGTQWVVALVAGLVLGYSSRLAFGCNVGAMLSGISTGSIHAWIWVPLAFVGTIFGLRIRRHFGF; from the coding sequence ATGAAACGACTTCCTATCACGGCCTTGCTGGTCGTCTTTTTTGGCTGGCTGCTATGGTCAGTTTCAGTGCGCCAAGCTGCGCTGTTTGCCGTGGGCATTGGCCTTGGCGCCGTGCTGGCTGGCAAGCGCTTTGGCTTTACCACCGGCTGGCGCATGCTGGTTGAGGAAAAAGACGGCAGCGGCATCTTTGGCCAGCTCTTGCTGCTGGCGCTGGCCGCAGCGCTGGCCATGCCTTTGCTGGGGCACTTTCCGGAACTGACCGCCGCGCTTGGCCCGCCCAGCATCAGCTTGCTGGTCGGCGCTTTTGTGTTTGGTCTATGCATGCAAATTGCCGACGGCTGCGGCAGCGGTACCTTATACAAAGCAGGCTTGGGTATTCCCATGAATGCGGCCATCTTGCCTTTGTTTGCCATTGGCAGTTTTATGGGCAGCCTGCATCTGGGCTGGTGGCTTGATTTGGGCAATACCGCGCCTATCGGTTTGGTCACGCAATGGGGCTGGGTACCAGCGCTGATCGCTACCTTGGCCGCTTTAGCTGTGATTGCCGCAGGCGTCGCTCTCTATGTCAAAAAAGCCAATGCCAAGCTCAATCGCCCTGCCAAAGCTTTGCTCTCGCGCAAGTGGCTGGTGGGCGCTGTGCTGCTGGCCATTTTGGCCACACTCAACCTCATCATCGCGGGCCAGCCTTGGGGCGTGGTCTATGGCTTTGGCCTGTGGGCTGCCAAGGTGGCCAATGCCACGGGAGCGGTTGATCTGGCCAGCAACTGGTTTTGGAGCCAGCCCGGCAACGCTGCGCGACTGCATGAAACCGTGCTGCTGGATGTGACCAGCATTACCAACATCGGCATTTTGGGCGGCGCACTGTGGATTGCCGCAGGCACACCCTCTGCCGCTAAACCACTGACAGGCACGCAATGGGTGGTTGCGCTGGTAGCAGGTCTGGTGCTGGGTTACAGCTCGCGCCTGGCCTTTGGCTGCAACGTGGGGGCCATGCTCTCGGGCATCTCCACCGGCTCCATCCATGCATGGATTTGGGTGCCGCTTGCCTTTGTGGGCACCATCTTCGGCCTGCGCATCCGCCGCCATTTCGGCTTTTAA
- a CDS encoding VTT domain-containing protein — protein MEWMVDLIREYGFGIVFLNVLIEQLGAPIPAYPVLVVTGALEGGSLARLGWLTVVAVVAALIADVLWYRAGKAYGHRVLGRICRISLSPDACIRQTESVYGRWGAKSLLVAKFVPGFASIASALAGVVGTPFRTFLLFDTLGALIWVGSAVFLGSLFSTTVQDLLDVLTALGKWGLLLLTVAFAVFLMRKWLLRQRMVRALKMPRISVNELADLHAQGVSPTLIDVREPVLFEVSHIPGAHAWLAGAKKGKAAYAALLPAERHSHGLVVYCDCPNEVSAATVAKLLQRAGFQYVRPLEGGLSAWEAAGQQLEGVPAAVTKP, from the coding sequence ATGGAGTGGATGGTTGATTTAATTCGGGAATACGGCTTTGGCATCGTCTTTCTCAATGTGCTGATTGAGCAGCTGGGTGCGCCCATTCCGGCTTACCCGGTGCTGGTGGTGACGGGCGCACTTGAAGGAGGCAGCCTTGCGCGCTTAGGCTGGCTCACTGTGGTCGCCGTGGTGGCTGCGCTGATTGCCGATGTGCTTTGGTACCGTGCAGGCAAGGCCTATGGGCATAGGGTGCTGGGGCGAATCTGCCGTATTTCGCTCTCGCCCGATGCTTGCATTCGCCAGACTGAATCCGTTTATGGCCGCTGGGGAGCCAAGTCTTTGCTGGTGGCCAAATTCGTGCCCGGTTTTGCCTCTATTGCCAGCGCGTTGGCGGGTGTGGTGGGCACACCATTTCGCACTTTTTTGCTGTTTGATACTTTAGGCGCGTTGATTTGGGTGGGCTCGGCCGTGTTTCTGGGCTCGCTGTTCAGCACCACAGTGCAGGACTTGCTTGATGTGCTGACTGCCTTAGGTAAATGGGGGCTGCTGCTTTTGACGGTTGCTTTTGCCGTGTTTTTGATGCGCAAATGGCTGCTGCGCCAACGCATGGTGCGTGCGCTGAAGATGCCGCGCATCTCGGTCAATGAACTGGCTGATTTGCACGCTCAAGGCGTGAGCCCCACGCTGATTGATGTGCGCGAGCCTGTGCTGTTTGAAGTGAGCCATATCCCCGGTGCTCATGCTTGGCTGGCAGGCGCTAAAAAGGGCAAGGCCGCTTATGCAGCTTTGTTGCCTGCCGAGCGGCATAGTCACGGCTTAGTGGTGTATTGCGACTGTCCCAACGAAGTCTCTGCCGCCACCGTTGCCAAACTCTTGCAGCGCGCCGGCTTTCAATATGTGCGTCCGCTCGAAGGCGGCTTGTCTGCTTGGGAAGCGGCTGGGCAACAGCTTGAAGGTGTCCCAGCAGCAGTTACGAAGCCCTGA
- a CDS encoding amidohydrolase family protein: protein MNHQDLIAIDFHTHAEVSCRNPFDNYGEEFDRAADKYFGSSLRPTIAETIAYYRERKIGLVMFTVDSESQTGRRRIPNEEIADAARENSDMMVAFASIDPHKGKMGAREAERLITECGVKGFKFHPTVQGFNPYDRMAWPIYEVINHYKLPAIFHTGHSGIGSGMKCGGGLRLAYSNPMLLDDVAVDFGDMQIVMAHPSFPWQDEAISVALHKPNVWIDLSGWSPKYFPKQLVQYANTLLKDRVLFGSDFPLITPDRWMKDFEVAGFKPEVMPGILKGNAVRLLEFDKKRDAL from the coding sequence ATGAATCATCAAGACCTGATCGCCATCGATTTTCATACGCACGCCGAAGTCAGTTGCCGCAACCCCTTCGACAACTATGGCGAGGAATTTGATCGCGCGGCAGACAAGTACTTTGGCAGCTCGCTGCGCCCCACGATTGCAGAGACCATTGCCTACTACCGCGAGCGCAAGATTGGTTTGGTGATGTTCACGGTGGATAGCGAATCACAGACGGGCCGCCGCCGTATCCCCAACGAAGAGATCGCTGACGCTGCCCGCGAGAACAGCGACATGATGGTGGCTTTTGCCAGCATTGACCCCCACAAAGGCAAGATGGGCGCGCGCGAGGCAGAGCGTTTGATTACCGAGTGCGGCGTGAAAGGCTTTAAGTTTCACCCTACGGTACAGGGCTTCAATCCCTACGACCGCATGGCTTGGCCGATTTACGAAGTCATCAATCACTATAAGTTGCCTGCTATTTTTCACACCGGTCATAGCGGCATTGGCAGCGGTATGAAGTGCGGCGGCGGCCTGCGCTTGGCCTACAGCAACCCCATGCTGCTCGATGATGTGGCGGTGGACTTTGGCGATATGCAAATCGTTATGGCCCATCCCAGCTTTCCCTGGCAGGACGAGGCGATTTCAGTGGCACTGCACAAGCCCAATGTCTGGATTGATCTTTCGGGCTGGAGCCCCAAGTACTTTCCCAAGCAACTAGTGCAGTACGCCAACACCTTGCTCAAAGACCGCGTGCTGTTTGGCAGCGACTTCCCGCTGATCACGCCAGACCGTTGGATGAAGGATTTTGAAGTTGCAGGCTTTAAACCTGAAGTCATGCCCGGAATTTTGAAGGGCAACGCCGTGCGATTGTTGGAGTTCGATAAAAAGCGCGATGCACTATGA
- a CDS encoding tripartite tricarboxylate transporter substrate binding protein: MRRDTFLKSLAALAAAGALPLSAQAATAIKMMLPANPGGGWDTTGRALGKALQDAGVASSVTYDNKGGAAGAIGLAQFVNGSKGDPNAMMVMGAVMLGGIITGKPPVNLSQATPLARLTSEYNVFVLPANSPYKNMAEVVAQLKKDPGSIKWGGGSRGSTEHIAAAMIAREVGVDPAKINYVAFRGGGEAISAILGGNVTVGGSGFSEFAEYIATGKMKPIGVTAGQRLKGAASSIPTLKEQGINVEIGNWRGVYGAPGISKAQRDELVAQLEKTTKSKAWAEALQKNDWTPAWLAGDAFAKFVDDEFASLRATMAKSGMI; the protein is encoded by the coding sequence ATGCGTCGTGATACGTTTCTGAAGTCTCTGGCAGCCTTGGCTGCAGCCGGTGCTTTGCCTCTGTCGGCGCAAGCTGCGACAGCTATCAAGATGATGCTGCCTGCCAACCCCGGTGGCGGCTGGGACACGACAGGCCGCGCCTTGGGCAAGGCTTTGCAAGACGCAGGCGTGGCTTCTTCCGTCACGTATGACAACAAGGGCGGCGCTGCGGGCGCGATTGGTCTGGCCCAGTTTGTCAACGGCAGCAAGGGCGATCCCAATGCCATGATGGTGATGGGCGCCGTAATGCTGGGCGGCATCATCACGGGCAAGCCGCCGGTGAATCTGAGCCAAGCGACGCCTTTGGCTCGCCTGACCAGCGAATACAACGTGTTCGTGCTGCCTGCCAACTCGCCTTACAAAAACATGGCCGAAGTGGTGGCCCAGCTCAAGAAGGACCCCGGCTCGATCAAGTGGGGCGGTGGTTCACGTGGTTCGACCGAGCACATTGCGGCAGCCATGATTGCGCGTGAAGTGGGTGTGGACCCCGCCAAAATTAACTATGTAGCTTTCCGTGGCGGCGGCGAGGCCATCTCCGCCATTTTGGGCGGCAACGTGACGGTGGGCGGCAGTGGCTTTAGCGAGTTTGCGGAGTACATCGCCACTGGCAAGATGAAGCCTATTGGCGTGACAGCCGGCCAGCGCTTGAAGGGCGCAGCATCGAGCATCCCCACGCTTAAAGAGCAGGGTATTAACGTGGAAATTGGCAACTGGCGCGGCGTGTATGGCGCGCCCGGTATTTCCAAGGCGCAGCGCGACGAACTGGTGGCTCAGTTGGAGAAAACGACCAAGAGTAAGGCTTGGGCCGAAGCGCTGCAAAAGAACGACTGGACACCCGCTTGGCTGGCAGGCGATGCCTTTGCCAAGTTTGTGGACGATGAGTTCGCTAGCCTGCGCGCCACCATGGCCAAGTCCGGAATGATTTGA
- a CDS encoding sensor histidine kinase, giving the protein MTASKGAGRVQRRAPWSLRRLLLTGILLPVLLLIALNAWSLYQQTLSSLHTAYDRTLLASAKSISEQIGVVGYDDAAHLRAMVPYSALEIFEADNQSRMFYRVSALDGKLISGFSELPMWVGKIPQRPPYAALVDFYDDEFRGQPVRVAVLLQPVSSANGRGMAVIQVAETLELRQSLALQILRDTLIRQALLVLVVGLIVVIVVQRATQPIRQLSQNLQERTQGDLSPLNAPEAPREVQPLLEATNQTMRRLQRLLSNQKRFLRDASHQLRTPLAVLKVQVQSAKRGDIAPAQAFAEIDDTVDRATRVANQMLALAKVEQLRQEDSSQANGSFALLDEIVRDVALELSPIIADQDMDFGIETQPCSVPAHEWMLRELSRNLLHNALRHTPHGGRLQVDVRQQAGMAILCIEDSGSGIDDELAQRLFLPFSAGNTRSGSGLGLAICQEIVQTLGGQIELSNLRNAHQQISGLRALVKFPLQAEEAQSIDTPIT; this is encoded by the coding sequence GTGACCGCCAGCAAAGGCGCAGGCCGCGTGCAACGCAGGGCACCTTGGTCACTGCGGCGATTACTGCTCACCGGAATTTTGCTACCCGTGCTGTTGCTGATCGCTCTGAACGCGTGGAGCCTGTATCAGCAAACCCTGTCTTCTCTGCACACGGCCTATGACAGAACACTGCTGGCATCCGCCAAGAGTATTAGCGAACAAATTGGCGTGGTGGGCTACGACGATGCAGCCCATCTGCGCGCCATGGTGCCTTACTCTGCGCTCGAGATTTTTGAGGCCGACAACCAAAGCCGCATGTTCTACCGGGTCTCGGCTCTGGATGGAAAGCTGATCTCTGGATTTAGCGAATTACCCATGTGGGTAGGAAAAATTCCTCAACGCCCTCCCTATGCAGCCTTGGTCGATTTTTACGACGATGAATTTCGCGGCCAACCTGTTCGCGTGGCCGTGCTGCTGCAACCTGTATCCAGCGCAAACGGCCGCGGCATGGCCGTCATTCAGGTCGCAGAAACGCTTGAGCTGCGCCAGTCTCTGGCCCTGCAGATCTTGCGTGATACTTTGATCCGCCAAGCTTTGCTGGTGCTGGTTGTGGGCCTTATTGTCGTCATCGTTGTGCAGCGTGCGACTCAGCCTATTCGCCAACTCAGCCAAAATTTACAGGAGCGCACCCAAGGCGATCTCAGCCCGCTCAACGCCCCAGAGGCACCGCGTGAAGTGCAACCGCTGCTGGAGGCCACCAACCAAACCATGCGACGCCTTCAGCGCCTGCTCAGCAACCAAAAACGCTTTCTGCGCGATGCGTCACACCAGTTGCGCACACCGCTGGCCGTGCTCAAGGTGCAAGTGCAATCAGCCAAGCGCGGCGATATTGCGCCCGCACAAGCTTTTGCAGAAATCGACGATACGGTGGACCGCGCCACCCGCGTCGCCAATCAAATGCTGGCACTGGCCAAAGTCGAGCAGTTGCGCCAAGAAGATAGCAGTCAAGCCAATGGCTCGTTTGCGCTGCTCGACGAGATCGTGCGGGATGTTGCGCTTGAGCTATCACCCATCATTGCCGACCAAGACATGGACTTTGGTATTGAAACCCAGCCCTGCAGCGTGCCGGCCCATGAATGGATGCTGCGTGAGCTAAGCCGCAACCTGCTGCACAACGCGCTGCGCCACACCCCGCACGGGGGCCGCCTGCAAGTCGATGTGCGCCAGCAAGCAGGCATGGCCATCCTCTGCATTGAAGACAGTGGCAGCGGCATTGACGACGAGCTGGCTCAGCGCCTTTTTCTACCCTTCTCGGCGGGTAATACCCGCAGTGGCTCAGGTCTGGGTTTAGCCATCTGCCAGGAGATTGTGCAAACCTTGGGTGGGCAAATTGAGCTGAGCAATTTGCGCAATGCGCATCAGCAGATCAGCGGCCTACGCGCCCTCGTCAAATTCCCGCTGCAAGCTGAAGAGGCGCAAAGCATTGATACGCCGATAACTTGA